One genomic window of Caenorhabditis elegans chromosome I includes the following:
- the blmp-1 gene encoding B lymphocyte-induced maturation protein 1 homolog (Confirmed by transcript evidence): MGQGSGDDGVPPAPFSSAAAAAHSPPHSPLSVGVSSASSATSSSSTPPSSTSPAGVSASGARNVETDWKQSGDENLAELCIFHVPDKSVSLPNPKRAECTLPMNLILKSSSKNRKKSSIWSSDHIPRGVRFGPLVGEIRLVDVDTALVCPAEASMAGGGPAQEDVPFDEAPEEWKIYSPSGGRLNKTICVKDDARSNWMKYVAAAEEEDFQNLVAAQIGNDIYFYTVKKIEANTELSFWFSRDYARKLNYSTRPYVRVRRPATQLIPSAPPASASTAIASLAETIVAIDYSVKKLIESPIDTLSTDASSASDEEMIDVEEQESCTRPVAEVTRPNVIQNPVVRPVATKVNNFPGIPVRLGNFYASPLVDFKEFMRKSLQLKLVDTSMFVSPVAQTTAAITATGGRSGQPIDVQPVLAATAGAHFGNYAAIYGSQDFQHELSKPLYTSASPAFGGGGGMGGGFGMGGSAHTSSFHQLPFVNHSSSSHNDSSFNGVPNYVQQQENGKTRYACKDCNKTFGQLSNLKVHVRTHTGERPFKCEICTKEFTQLAHLQKHHLVHTGERPHRCDICDKRFSSTSNLKTHLRLHNGQKPYTCDVCDAKFTQYVHLRLHKRLHANERPYSCGTCGKKYISPSGLRTHWKTTTCKEEDMKDSMRDDLMDIKGEIDEGSMSGSGYGNLGIFENTLNSELKRPLMPIETIYSKYNLPNASLLGQGPSGMQEQQAPPPTSQQQQHMMYGNTMGHMGQGSHLQGPPPPPQHFQMDHSGMQNGGGIPHQHQLIQGGPSSGSGQQQHPQHNGIHRLPDLKNPLLPSLGLPHYP; encoded by the exons ATGGGTCAAGGAAGTGGGGATGACGGTGTTCCGCCGGCACCGTTCTCTTCGGCTGCTGCGGCAGCTCACTCACCACCTCATTCTCCCCTTTCTGTCGGCGTTTCTTCTGCTTcatctgccacgtcatcatcttCCACACCGCCATCATCCACGTCACCTGCCGGAGTTTCAGCGTCAG gtgcGAGAAACGTTGAAACTGATTGGAAGCAGTCGGGAGATGAGAATCTTGCCGAATTATGTATATTTCATGTTCCAGACAAATCTGTTAGTTTG ccaaatccAAAGCGAGCAGAATGCACACTTCCTATGAACCTAATTCTCAAGTCctcctcaaaaaatcgaaagaaatCGTCAATATGGTCATCTGATCATATTCCGAGAGGAGTCCGATTTGGCCCGCTCGTTGGAGAAATTCGTTTGGTAGATGTTGACACAGCACTTGTATGTCCTGCTGAAGCATCAATGGCTGGAGGTGGTCCAGCTCAAGAAGATGTTCCATTTGATGAAGCTCCGGAAGAGTGGAAGATCTATTCTCCATCAGGTGGCAGATTGAATAAAACGATTTGTGTGAAAGATGATGCGAGATCAAATTGGATGAAATACGTGGCAGCTGCTGAAGAGgaagattttcagaatcttgTTGCTGCACAAATTGGAAATGATATCTACTTTTACACAGTTAAAAAGATTGAAGCAAATACTGAATTATCATTTTGGTTCAGCAGGGACTACGCaaggaaattaaattattcaacAAGACCATACGTAAGAGTTCGAAGGCCAGCTACTCAACTGATTCCATCTGCACCACCAGCTTCTGCATCAACTGCAATTGCGAGTTTAGCAGAAACAATTGTGGCAATTGATTATTCAGTTAAAAAACTCATTGAATCACCCATTGATACACTCTCTACTGATGCTTCTTCTGCAAGTGACGAAGAAATGATTGATGTTGAAGAGCAGGAGAGCTGTACACGGCCTGTTGCAGAAGTCACACGGCCTAATGTTATCCAGAATCCAGTTGTGAGGCCTGTTGCAACCAAAGTCAATAATTTCCCGGGAATACCCGTTCGACTTGGCAATTTTTATGCAAGTCCGTTGGTGGATTTTAAAGAGTTCATGAGGAAATCCCTTCAATTAA AACTAGTTGATACCTCAATGTTTGTGTCCCCTGTTGCTCAAACAACAGCCGCAATAACTGCCACTGGTGGAAGATCCGGCCAGCCGATTGATGTGCAGCCAGTACTTGCAGCAACTGCAGGAGCTCATTTTGGAAACTATGCAGCAATTTATGGGAGTCAAGATTTCCAGCATGAGCTATCAAAACCTCTGTACACATCTGCGTCTCCAGCATtcggaggtggtggtggtatGGGTGGAGGATTTGGAATGGGTGGAAGTGCCCATACTTCTTCATTTCATCAACTTCCATTTGTTAATCATTCGTCTTCATCACACAATGATTCATCATTTAATGGAGTTCCAAAT tacgTGCAACAacaggaaaatggaaaaacgagATACGCTTGCAAAGACTGCAACAAAACATTCGGACAGCTTTCGAATCTTAAAGTTCATGTCAG AACGCACACCGGCGAACGTCCATTCAAATGTGAAATTTGCACAAAAGAGTTCACACAGcttgctcatcttcagaagCATCATCTTGTTCATACCGGAGAACGTCCTCATCGCTGTGATATTTGTGATAAGCGATTCTCGTCGActtctaatttaaaaactcatcTTCGACTTCACAATGGTCAGAAGCCGTATACGTGTGATGTTTGTGATGCCAAGTTCACTCAATACGTTCATCTAAGACTTCATAAACGTCTGCATGCAAACGAAAGACCGTATAGTTGTGGAACATGTGGAAAGAAATATATTTCACCGAGTGGATTGAGAACTCATTGGAAAACAACTACATGTAAAGAAGAGGATATGAAAGACTCGATGAGGGATGATTTAATGGATATCAAAGGCGAAATCGATGAAGGATCAATGTCAGGGTCGGGTTATGGAAATCTGGGAATCTTTGAAAATACACTG AACTCCGAACTCAAGCGGCCACTTATGCCAATCGAAACCATTTATAGT aaatacaaTCTTCCCAACGCCTCCCTCCTCGGTCAAGGTCCAAGTGGAATGCAAGAACAACAGGCTCCACCACCAACATCTCAACAGCAGCAACACATGATGTATGGAAACACAATGGGACATATGGGACAAGGATCCCATCTTCAGGggccaccaccacctccacaaCATTTCCAAATGGATCATAGTGGAATGCAGAATGGAGGAGGTATTCCACATCAACATCAACTTATTCAAGGAGGTCCATCATCTGGATCTGGTCAACAGCAACATCCACAACATAATGGGATTCATAGGCTTcctgatttgaaaaatccccTACTTCCAAGCCTCGGATTGCCGCATTATCCATAA
- the blmp-1 gene encoding B lymphocyte-induced maturation protein 1 homolog (Confirmed by transcript evidence) has protein sequence MGQGSGDDGVPPAPFSSAAAAAHSPPHSPLSVGVSSASSATSSSSTPPSSTSPAGVSASGARNVETDWKQSGDENLAELCIFHVPDKSVSLPNPKRAECTLPMNLILKSSSKNRKKSSIWSSDHIPRGVRFGPLVGEIRLVDVDTALVCPAEASMAGGGPAQEDVPFDEAPEEWKIYSPSGGRLNKTICVKDDARSNWMKYVAAAEEEDFQNLVAAQIGNDIYFYTVKKIEANTELSFWFSRDYARKLNYSTRPYVRVRRPATQLIPSAPPASASTAIASLAETIVAIDYSVKKLIESPIDTLSTDASSASDEEMIDVEEQESCTRPVAEVTRPNVIQNPVVRPVATKVNNFPGIPVRLGNFYASPLVDFKEFMRKSLQLKLVDTSMFVSPVAQTTAAITATGGRSGQPIDVQPVLAATAGAHFGNYAAIYGSQDFQHELSKPLYTSASPAFGGGGGMGGGFGMGGSAHTSSFHQLPFVNHSSSSHNDSSFNGVPNYVQQQENGKTRYACKDCNKTFGQLSNLKVHVRTHTGERPFKCEICTKEFTQLAHLQKHHLVHTGERPHRCDICDKRFSSTSNLKTHLRLHNGQKPYTCDVCDAKFTQYVHLRLHKRLHANERPYSCGTCGKKYISPSGLRTHWKTTTCKEEDMKDSMRDDLMDIKGEIDEGSMSGSGYGNLGIFENTLKYNLPNASLLGQGPSGMQEQQAPPPTSQQQQHMMYGNTMGHMGQGSHLQGPPPPPQHFQMDHSGMQNGGGIPHQHQLIQGGPSSGSGQQQHPQHNGIHRLPDLKNPLLPSLGLPHYP, from the exons ATGGGTCAAGGAAGTGGGGATGACGGTGTTCCGCCGGCACCGTTCTCTTCGGCTGCTGCGGCAGCTCACTCACCACCTCATTCTCCCCTTTCTGTCGGCGTTTCTTCTGCTTcatctgccacgtcatcatcttCCACACCGCCATCATCCACGTCACCTGCCGGAGTTTCAGCGTCAG gtgcGAGAAACGTTGAAACTGATTGGAAGCAGTCGGGAGATGAGAATCTTGCCGAATTATGTATATTTCATGTTCCAGACAAATCTGTTAGTTTG ccaaatccAAAGCGAGCAGAATGCACACTTCCTATGAACCTAATTCTCAAGTCctcctcaaaaaatcgaaagaaatCGTCAATATGGTCATCTGATCATATTCCGAGAGGAGTCCGATTTGGCCCGCTCGTTGGAGAAATTCGTTTGGTAGATGTTGACACAGCACTTGTATGTCCTGCTGAAGCATCAATGGCTGGAGGTGGTCCAGCTCAAGAAGATGTTCCATTTGATGAAGCTCCGGAAGAGTGGAAGATCTATTCTCCATCAGGTGGCAGATTGAATAAAACGATTTGTGTGAAAGATGATGCGAGATCAAATTGGATGAAATACGTGGCAGCTGCTGAAGAGgaagattttcagaatcttgTTGCTGCACAAATTGGAAATGATATCTACTTTTACACAGTTAAAAAGATTGAAGCAAATACTGAATTATCATTTTGGTTCAGCAGGGACTACGCaaggaaattaaattattcaacAAGACCATACGTAAGAGTTCGAAGGCCAGCTACTCAACTGATTCCATCTGCACCACCAGCTTCTGCATCAACTGCAATTGCGAGTTTAGCAGAAACAATTGTGGCAATTGATTATTCAGTTAAAAAACTCATTGAATCACCCATTGATACACTCTCTACTGATGCTTCTTCTGCAAGTGACGAAGAAATGATTGATGTTGAAGAGCAGGAGAGCTGTACACGGCCTGTTGCAGAAGTCACACGGCCTAATGTTATCCAGAATCCAGTTGTGAGGCCTGTTGCAACCAAAGTCAATAATTTCCCGGGAATACCCGTTCGACTTGGCAATTTTTATGCAAGTCCGTTGGTGGATTTTAAAGAGTTCATGAGGAAATCCCTTCAATTAA AACTAGTTGATACCTCAATGTTTGTGTCCCCTGTTGCTCAAACAACAGCCGCAATAACTGCCACTGGTGGAAGATCCGGCCAGCCGATTGATGTGCAGCCAGTACTTGCAGCAACTGCAGGAGCTCATTTTGGAAACTATGCAGCAATTTATGGGAGTCAAGATTTCCAGCATGAGCTATCAAAACCTCTGTACACATCTGCGTCTCCAGCATtcggaggtggtggtggtatGGGTGGAGGATTTGGAATGGGTGGAAGTGCCCATACTTCTTCATTTCATCAACTTCCATTTGTTAATCATTCGTCTTCATCACACAATGATTCATCATTTAATGGAGTTCCAAAT tacgTGCAACAacaggaaaatggaaaaacgagATACGCTTGCAAAGACTGCAACAAAACATTCGGACAGCTTTCGAATCTTAAAGTTCATGTCAG AACGCACACCGGCGAACGTCCATTCAAATGTGAAATTTGCACAAAAGAGTTCACACAGcttgctcatcttcagaagCATCATCTTGTTCATACCGGAGAACGTCCTCATCGCTGTGATATTTGTGATAAGCGATTCTCGTCGActtctaatttaaaaactcatcTTCGACTTCACAATGGTCAGAAGCCGTATACGTGTGATGTTTGTGATGCCAAGTTCACTCAATACGTTCATCTAAGACTTCATAAACGTCTGCATGCAAACGAAAGACCGTATAGTTGTGGAACATGTGGAAAGAAATATATTTCACCGAGTGGATTGAGAACTCATTGGAAAACAACTACATGTAAAGAAGAGGATATGAAAGACTCGATGAGGGATGATTTAATGGATATCAAAGGCGAAATCGATGAAGGATCAATGTCAGGGTCGGGTTATGGAAATCTGGGAATCTTTGAAAATACACTG aaatacaaTCTTCCCAACGCCTCCCTCCTCGGTCAAGGTCCAAGTGGAATGCAAGAACAACAGGCTCCACCACCAACATCTCAACAGCAGCAACACATGATGTATGGAAACACAATGGGACATATGGGACAAGGATCCCATCTTCAGGggccaccaccacctccacaaCATTTCCAAATGGATCATAGTGGAATGCAGAATGGAGGAGGTATTCCACATCAACATCAACTTATTCAAGGAGGTCCATCATCTGGATCTGGTCAACAGCAACATCCACAACATAATGGGATTCATAGGCTTcctgatttgaaaaatccccTACTTCCAAGCCTCGGATTGCCGCATTATCCATAA